The Raphanus sativus cultivar WK10039 chromosome 6, ASM80110v3, whole genome shotgun sequence sequence ATGAGAACTTTTTATCTACTTCTAAGTAGTATATGTTGGACCATTACGAAAACAAACTTCGCCGACGATTGTGTCTTCCGGCCGACGGGTGGGCTTCCAAAGCCaccaccgtcggtccggtttcacttttcttctttttgtttcgGCTTTAGGTTTTATGTCTGTTTTGTTTTTCGTTTCTGGCATCGTCTCTCCTCCAGATGGTCGGCCGGCCTTGACTCCGGCGTTCTGCTTTGTCTTCTCGGGCGAATGGCTGGCTTCTGACTCCGCGTCGTACGGTACATGCGTGTTGACGGCGGCTTTGTTTTGGGACTCCCAGTGTTTCCGATTGATGACGGTGGTAGGTGTGGAGGCTTCGCTTACAGAGGAGTTCTCGGATCCCGATGGAAGCTCTCTGGTGAAGGAAGCTCCGATGATGAAGTTGGGGATTGCAGTGGCTTGGATGAGATCGCGAGATTGTCTCGATGTATCTCTCCGCTTAATTAAGCCCTTGTGAATCAAATGAGTGCGGCGGCAGAAGCATCCGGCGTGTCCTGGCGAAACCATTGGCGGTTTTTCGTCTTCTCCGGTGATGCATGTCGGCTGGATCAAGTTGTTGTGACAAGGTGACGCGTGTCCTTTGGGATCTCAACGTGGGCGTCTGATCGCATGGAGTGCTGCGTGGCGAGAGGAGAGGCTCGACATAGTGGACTGGGCTTTGTCCCATTTGTCTTTTTTCTTAGTCTGGCCCGGTTTCTCTGTGGGCTTTATGtttgttctttgtttatggGCTTCGTCccttataataaaattttcttagatgacaaaaaaaaaaaatgttggaccattacatttaattatttttcctaTTATCTTTACTTATATctactttatttattattaaatttacaCCTTAGCCTAAAATTATGGAACAATATAACTAACCTATTCttataaaacataatcaaacgaaagcaatattttaaattaatgaatgtctataaatatctctctctctcttaaaactgtaaaccatatataaaaatatttaatatttttaaagtcaaaaaagaaaaattattttagatacttaaattaaattgattatatttatcaatttgaaACCAACATCTAATATATAAACGGCCACAAcctacacattttatatatagatgcgttgaatttattatatgttgttagaaattttttaatgtaatttagtttaattattaaaataaatttcagtataaataggtttataaaagataaaaatagtaCTGTGAAAAAGAAGTGTGATTATGTAAGATACAAATTATCAagatattttatctaaaatattttaaaatagttaatttttattcttaaaaattcaaaaatgtgATTTTCAACTGAATTATTCGAAATTATCCAAAAACAGAGATCACACCGAAACGgcaaaaccaaaataaactcaaaattttattgGGTTCTAACATTGTTATCCAGATCTAACCGGAAAcataataatcaaattaaaattaaacctaaattcataaataattgaaCGGTTCATATATATCTCTTGAACCGAAAAAATCAAAAGTCACAAcagaaccgaaaccaaaaaaaaaaagaaattgggaTCGAATCAAAACTGATGCTCATGACTAAACATATTAGTGAACAAATAGAAGGGTTAATAAATTTGTCGACAAAAAATAATTCCGTgcttttaagggcggatcataaatttggtccaactatttgaaaacatcgatttgctgatgcgggttatgagtattttattcggggtggtgcgggttggtagattttggattgcgggTACCCGCCGATccgaaaagtatttaaaaaataaaagtaaaaagaaaagtaaacaccTTTTAAAAAATGgtaacttaaaaaatataaattttattataaatatatttttatattttataataattaaattaaataattattttaaaaatttataacccgcaaataaccgcaaaattaaatggggcgggtgccggtacaaattatttgtttggaGGTTGTGCGAAtcatattttttgaccaaaGCAAAATTAAAATctgcgggttggcgggttcgGCCGGCAATCCAGCCCTAACCGAGCGTATATCggatcaattttttaaattgctattatttaataaatatatttcgaTTAACATttacacacaaatatgattacaaataaaaatacaaatataatcacaaaaaacaaaaatatgagaattaaaataaaacaaaaaaatatacccgccctttaaagagcggatcagaatctagttttctctattaaaagagaagtaccatttttatctactatttaGAAGTCATAATAGGTCAATTTCATTAGTTACATAATATCACATAATAATcaataagaatattaataataaattaattttatctatgaatttatattttatttttaattataacaaaatctgttgagaaatctaacaaaatcctactaaacttttgaaatatttatattaaattctagattaattaatttcaaaaaatcctactaaacttttaaaaccatttatattaaattctaaatgagttaatttcataattaattaaatgttattataaacaaaaaaagttcTATGTTAAGtgcttataaatttataattataatctgTATTATATTAAGATagaagtattatataaaaataaaataaaaaattaaattattaaattaaccTATTTAATTTCTTGAAAATGCTTTCATTTAAGTAAATTATCATTTACCATTAAACGAGTTAAAATTTCTTAACTACGTaatattttataccaaaataaagttgccaaaaaaaataccaaaataaagttattaagatatgttgaattttttttctacagctatatgtttttcaaaaatcatatgttgaagaatatttttaattttattatttcaaattatatgtaccAAACTCAAAAAATGTagtaacatataataaaaaggtaaaatacataaaataaatcattatatattaataagaataagaaacataaacaataaaatttactaGTTATacaatacataaaattaaaatgtaaatcatatatcaaaaagttataataatttcaaattttataaaatgaaaaaacacCCGCACAAATGTGCGGGTTAGACTCTGGTAGTCATTAAAACAAACATATGTTTCACTTGATGGAAAAAGTACCTGTTGGGTTTTGTAGTATAAAATCAAGTTATCATCTCATTCATCTGAAAAGTTGacacattcatttttttttggccAAATTGGCtgaaaaaacaagaaacaaaagataattaGCAATCCATgcaggaaaaaaaatatttagttagttGGATAGAGAAGCAGTAGTGAAATTACACAGATATCCTGCAGTAATATTGAAGCAGTTTAAATAGTGTAATGCTACATCATAGACTCATAGTGTAATGCTACATCATATACATCATACACCGTACATCATATACATCATACACCGCAGTCAAAACTTTATCTATCTCTTGTCGGAAATCTTGGAAGCTTCGAAAATGGGGAGGACTTGTACGGAAGAAGAGAAAACTTTTTTGATCTCTCATCGTAATAATGATCAAGAGGTTGAAtatgaggaagaggaagaagtgtTGTCTCTGTGTGATTTCCGGTGAATTCATCTAACGGGAAAGATGAGTTTTGGAAAcaatcaaaagaagaagaggagtttGAATTCAAAACCGGGTCATCGTTTCGTCTCGGATCAGATCCGTGTGAACTGGCTCCGGAGATGAGTACGACTGACGAGTTATTCTCCGAAGGACTAATCCTGCTGTTTCGTCGATTCGTCAGCTTAGACTCCGAACTTCCCGGTTCGAACCGGTTAATTCGCAGATCCGAATCTGTCGATCTCCGAAGAACCAGAGTCGGTTCTAACCGGAAAATCAAAACTAGTTTCATCGATCACAGTAAACCGAGTCCACATCCACAGATCATCAGACTATCATCGAGCATGACGGCGAGAGTGAATTCAATCAGAAAAAGAAGCTTGGCTTGATCATGGAAGACGAAGCTTgacttgatgatgatgataattaaaaaaaagtgatgACTCATGTTTCACTTACGGAAGACAGGTGAAGGACTTTATTGGGATATTGAAAATCGAACAGTGGCGTAACCACATAACTAAATAATCTTATTTTTCTGTATATGGAGTGCAATTTGcctttttttttcaatggtTGACACACATTCATACTAGCAGAAAAACAAATGATTCTCCCAATtgaattattatttctttttagtttttttttgtatcagcAACACGAAAATAGGTTCAACAGATTATCTTCTTCAATGATGAAAGATATCAACATATGCagttttttaaagatttatggAAAGAAATTAATTATGTCTACTCTGCAATTCTTCTTTATCAATGGATTTTAATATTGTAATTTTGAATTTaagttcttattatttttacaaataccAGTTGTCCTAcgataataaaataatgttcCTACATAAATTATGGTCTCGTCCCCAAATTCAATTTCCAAGGTATTAAATTCAACTTCCAAGATATTAACATGTGATATGCACTCTAAGGACAACTCCATTCATAGATACTCTAGCAGCATCACGAACGGGGAAAAACTCAAAATGcatatctaaatataaaaatattgttatttaaatatatttcatctcttttttttccaGTTGATTGCAGTTCTTCTTCCTTCAAGGGTTTTGTTCTCACtcgtctctcttctctctctctactctgGCTCTTTGTGATGACGACGAGATTTGATTCCGTTGACTGTCTTGGGCAAGACCCGCTAACCTCCTTAGAGAAAGCTTCGATTTCTGGAGAAGATTCGTCTGAAGACTCGATAAAGGTCGTTTCTTTACATGAGAAAGAAGCCCAGGCGATGATGGATGTGGATTGTCCCGGAGTCTTTTCTGTATCCGAAGCTAGCTCCTCGTTTCTTGATGAGGATAAGGTTGAGCTGAAACAGATCAAGGAAACGTCTGTTGAACAAGATGATGTGCACAAGGGAGACTGATGGGTCTGTTGTTGTTTGTATCTCTGAGAAGAAGGGACAAGATGATTCCACCGATGTTGAGAGACTTCTGGAGGCTGAGAAGAGAAGACTGTTGGCTGAGATCGAAACGGGAACTATCTTCAGGAAGAAGGAAGATGTCGTGGAGACGCTCGGAAAGAACGGAATGGATCTAAAGTGGAGCGAGTGAGAGTCAAGGACAACGCTTTTGTTGGGATCAGGTCTATGAAGATCGATATGGTTGATGTCACTGCGTTGCTCAAGAAATTGTACCTTAAGGCTGCCTGGAAACGTATGTTCGATGAATGATCTTGTTGAGCTATGGGAAAGGAATATTGAGAAGAAGCTTGAGAAAACTTGTGTTACTGAAAGTAAACTTCTCGAGAAGATCAGAGGTCTGTCAaaaaacaattacatttaaagtttttattttacttaGCTCTCATTAGCTTTCTGTTTTTTATATGATGCAGAGACTCCATATCCGAGTGACATGGAGATGGTCTTCACATACTCTGTTTTTATCGAAGGACATCACTCGTACTTTGACattgatgagtcttctggtggATTGAATGGTACTGATAATTGCAGGTGGAATTAGGAACAATGGAACAAGTACACGCAAGACTTGTCACTGCCTCACCATGCCAACAAGCAGTGCAGGTCAGTTTGCCATTGGTTCTGACCTGTGgtcttgttttcttcttgtttaGCACATGTATATTGTATTGTTGTAGTTACGTTGAAAGTGTATTCACAAGTCTTTGTTCTTCCTTCTCAAGttgtttcttctttctcaagttatttcaattttttttaagaaactttACTTAAGAAACTTGCAATGGAGGACAACAATTGAGGTGTCTCTTAACTAAAGTTTTCAACAcaaatttatttactaaataaatGATTAAGAGACCCTAATAGATTTTAAGGATAAAGATGCTCATTTCTCACacctttttcttatatttttctcctatttttatttttcttaacaagGAGAATgacaaagaaaaatatctcattgaagatattttaaaactacTCCAATGGAAGTATGTAGATGAGTTTCtcatctttaaaataaataaataaattagtaaataagAAAGAGAATGTGTGAGATTCTCAAATGAGAGTCAATGAGAAAATCATTAGAGCCTCTAATGCCACATGTTTATTTGTTGTCCAAGTATTGATGATttaattctttttgaaaatttaattttagttatgtAAACAAGTTAAATCAAAATACTAATATCAATTTGTTGAGATAATTGTTTTGAGATACCAACCAATGACATTGCTCCTAATCACACTTGTTCATATTCTTTAGAACTCCTAATCACACTTGTCAACTTATAGATGACTTGATTTCTTTTTAACATTTAGAATAATAAATTTAGGTCATCTATAACTAGAACCCATCTTAGATGCTAATGCAATAAGGTTAACGTAAGAGATGTTCTCAAACTGACATAATAAAAGCTGAGATGTTAGAAAATATATGTTCTCTGATTAACACCCTGTtaacatcttctttttttttttgaacaacacaCCCTGTTAACATCTATTAACAGAACTTATGGAtgatttgtttattctttttttgttacaaaagaCCGACTTTCTTATTATTGTTACATCccctctctttttttcttgacCAGAAGATCATAAAAAACACATTATCAAGGGTAAAAAGCAACATATACAAAAttacaaacatatataaaaaggaTGAATACAAATTCAAACTGAGCGTTTGCAAAGGTTGTAGTAAGTGCAAGTTGCGTCTTTCCCATTAACCTGTTTGAGGCAATTAGCGGCAATATTACATTTATAAGCCGCCGCTCCCAGCAGAGCGTCGTAGCTTATAACTGCTGGTTTCAGAATCCGCGGCATCACCGCCTCAATTCCCTCCTCGTCCCCCTCAACCGCCGCCATTATGCATCCTCCGACAGTATCTCCAGGGGCACATCCATCATATCTCAACCCACTTGTGGCGTTCCCTGCAGATGCAGTTGCCGAAGCCGCGGCGAGAAGAAGCATAAGAGAGACCgcgaagaagaaggagaaggagaaaacTGAATTGGTCATGTTTAAAGCTAAAAACTAAGAGATGTGTAATGAATGAGAGGAAGACGATCACACCCTCTTATCTTATATCCATACATTTTAGTTTACTATAAGCATTGACTATAATAAGTCTATAAGTCAATGATGAAATTCagtgggattttttttttttggtttaaaaagaaaatagtttaaTGTTCATACactgatttctttttcttttttgtcttcATTGTCTTGTTCATCTAATAATTGCGCTAGCTTGACAATTTTTCTCTTATATGTTATCATACATATGCACACATATATTATTCAACTTAAGTAACAAATGATTGTATTTTCTTTAATCAATTCGGTAGATCATAGATTTGGGAGTCCTTAACCGATCGATACACGAACGAGTACACTTAGGCAAATCAAAATGTATGTGTATTTTATAATGTAACGtgattattgtttttgttttattttactttttgatcCGTTAAGTCAGTTGTTTTTCTCCAATCCTACAAAGGTccgaaacattttttttttttgaaaaagggcttaGGTACGAAACAACTTTAGGTACGAAACAATTTTCATACTATTGTTTtacttagagcatcattattgatGTTCCTTAGATTTGAGCCCTtagcatattttattattagttgtGTGTTTAGGGACTTTGTTAAAGGACAATTGATTAATTGTATATTATTGGTGGGACTTTGTATTGTCccttagtgttttttttttataattacaaataaagagagaagttaataataaaatatataaaagataaatttaacATTGAAATTGAAGGACACAACCTGAGGCAAGATTGTCAACCTTTTCGGCTAGCTGAAGGACGTGTATATCTCTGGCTCGCATCTCCTCCATCACCGCATCATCCCACCATTTCTAGACATGACACTCTCCATCATCTACATTCGCACATGTGTAGAATTTCCTACCTGTTGTGACCATTTAGAGATGTTAAACATTGCAAAGGACACAACCTGAGGCTACATCATAGGATGACTGAGACATGACTTACCTGGGTGATTACTACCAAGCGGAGATGTTGCAACCTGAGGCTTAGCACCACAGTAGCACACCTGCGGGAAGCCAAACTCAACTTCGGGCTGCGGAGGGTACTGGACTGGTGAACGAGAAAGTAAGGCCAACTCAGATTGGTCACGTCGAATTAGATCATCTGTCTCGCTGTTGTGACTGTCCATGTCCATGTCGTTGCAAAATATGTCCTCCGACTGTGAAGGCTGGCTATAGCTGTAGTCAACTCCCATCTTTTACTTAACCTGCACAGAGAAGAAAAGAATAATTCTTATTTATTAGAGAAGTGAACACAATGACTTATTAGTACTTTGAACACAAAGAACACATCTAACACACACacatttttattactaaacatTGATAAAACAAAGAGCACCGGAACTACATTTAAAGACAGAAATTTAAAGACAAAGAGCACCGGAACTACATCATAGGATGACTGATAAAACAGAAATTTAAAGACATACATATTACTAAGGCAGGAACATAAATATTACTAAGGCAGGAACTACATTGATCACTGGATACTTGTTTCAGAAATACTCGGCTAAAAGCTTATCCTTCACCATTTCTTCGGCCTCAGTTAATGCTTCTTTCTTGGCAAGGAGAGTGTCAAGTATGGCCAGCTTTGATAGTTTCTCCTTCATGGCCAAATCCTCCTTCTTCATTTCCCAAAGACTGGTATACTCAGCAACAGACTTCCCTTTAGCGCCATACTTTCTCGCTTTAGCGGCCTTGATCCCTTCAGGGCGGATCTCTTCATCACCATGATCACCAACATTGGTGGCTGAAGTTTGGGAATTAGTCCTCTTAGAACTGCCACTAGCTTTTGGAGGACAGAGGCTACGCCATTTCTGTTCATGCCTGAGCACACACCATGCATGCTCGAGGTTAAACTTGATGTTGTGGCAAGCAAAGAAGATGTCATGCGCCTTCTTCAGAACATCTGTGTCATTCTCCCCACTGGCAATTTGTCTCTGTGCTGCTGAGTATGCTCCACAGAACTTGGAAACATGATCATTGATTCTGTGCCACCTCTTCTTAATATGAAGATGCTCTCTCTTTTGACCATCCTCTCCTCCATAAGGACTTGCTGCATAATACTCTGCAACCCGTTGCCAGAAGGTGGCCCCCTTTTGAGAATTTCCAACTATAGGATCCTTCGAAGTGTTGAGCCACGCACTGATAACCACCTCGTCATCAGCAGGGGTCCATTTGCGTCGAACTTGTTTGTCCACTGCTGTGTCTTCAGAGTGTTGGGAACTGAAAGGGGGGATTTCTGATTCTCCATAGTTTACACTTGAATGAAAACTTTAATAAGGAAAGTTTTCATTCAAAACACTTGCTTCTTGACTGTTAAGCAGTCCCATGTAACTAGAGGACTGAGTATGAAGATTCCTTGAATCCATACCGAtacgaaagagagaagagatttAAGAAGAGATAGCGGATTGAGATGACAGAAGCTAGAAAGTGAGAGTGTATATTTAAGGGGAATGGGATGGGGTTTAAAACGAACAAGTGAAGAGTAAATACGAGTTAATACCTATCAACTATCCTACATTATGGCTAACCATAAACAAGAAACATCTAATCCGAAGTTATTACACGAGTACAATATTAACTTGCTACAATCTAACCGGTTCAGTATTAACTATGAAACTACACTTTACACCCTAACGATCAAACTACACGCAACAACAATCAAGAGTAAACTTAACTTCCTAACAGAGCAGTGGAGATCAAACTACACTTTACACCCAAACGATCAAACCATAAACATCTAATCAGAAGTTATCACACCAGTAAAAACCTATCTACAAAAGAGTTATCATTCAACTTGCTACAACCTAAcctatttaataatattcagcTACCATTAACAACATGTGTACTTTCACTGGAAATGGTTGTTCTtgttcattaaaagaaaaagtatcTAACGCCATTTGCATCAACAGTGACAGAAATTAAATTGTACAATTAATGGCAGAAATTAAACTGTATAATCTAACCGGTACCAAACAATATCAAATTTTCTTATGCAGATACAGTCACTAGTTTTACTATCTAAACCGTTCCAAACTTGATGCATTATAATGAATGGCAAAATTAAACTGTATACTCAATGGCAAAATTAAACCGTATAATCAATAATCATGTATACTAAACAACCTATACTTGAGAACCGTATAATCATATAATCAATGGCAAAATTAAACGGAAACGAAGGCAGAGCCGTCAAGTAACAACCATAGAATCATTTCAAACAACCAAGGAAT is a genomic window containing:
- the LOC108821815 gene encoding probable pinoresinol-lariciresinol reductase 3; this encodes MSLRCSRNCTLRLPGNVCSMNDLVELWERNIEKKLEKTCVTESKLLEKIRETPYPSDMEMVFTYSVFIEGHHSYFDIDESSGGLNGTDNCRWN
- the LOC108809177 gene encoding protein RALF-like 27; this encodes MTNSVFSFSFFFAVSLMLLLAAASATASAGNATSGLRYDGCAPGDTVGGCIMAAVEGDEEGIEAVMPRILKPAVISYDALLGAAAYKCNIAANCLKQVNGKDATCTYYNLCKRSV
- the LOC130495598 gene encoding glutathione S-transferase T3-like, which codes for MDSRNLHTQSSSYMGLLNSQEAKIPPFSSQHSEDTAVDKQVRRKWTPADDEVVISAWLNTSKDPIVGNSQKGATFWQRVAEYYAASPYGGEDGQKREHLHIKKRWHRINDHVSKFCGAYSAAQRQIASGENDTDVLKKAHDIFFACHNIKFNLEHAWCVLRHEQKWRSLCPPKASGSSKRTNSQTSATNVGDHGDEEIRPEGIKAAKARKYGAKGKSVAEYTSLWEMKKEDLAMKEKLSKLAILDTLLAKKEALTEAEEMVKDKLLAEYF